The proteins below are encoded in one region of Methanosarcina barkeri 3:
- a CDS encoding PKD domain-containing protein, with translation MKKIFLILCIAALMCITSLAAPVSAATVRVAADGTGDYTSLSAALNAASPGDTIYLQKGEYSESASITISKNNITIKGERADKVTLSMPELNLYVTGSGCHIEGLKFLSDIIVIQIQSSNCIVRNNIFEKPRFGIELQSSYNLISDNIFISPSNNGGISIVKDATFNDIRDNVIIGATGYSGSLISGSSNLFENNTFCGSLGFGLAITKSGTNNTITKNSFVDNINAGIMLSKSGSNNKIYLNTFSGNGSTVTKSGTTSIVSWVSPSSVDYIYNGTKQSGILGNYWGSSYSGTDDDSNGIGDTYYTVPDTLGNDTAPLMGTWQDGNVVSQDSVKPIAGFTASSFDGQAPFAVTFTGWSSGSGKVTSYLWDFGDGTTSTDQKPSHTYTKGGNYTVKLTVTGPGGSNSMERTDFISVAGADADLLVSSLSSLYPHIQNTVTATIKNQGSMDAGSFKVQFTLDGNTTNFDVAGLAAGNTTTLNVTDPVSRKYGDSIPVTITLDTENTVAESDETNNQYTMPANVTTNGNYYTGGRFYTGNDLETGTYQEGNIAVKYSQGDSGYKSGGGWYTTTVHWTGTDLPIPANATVKEARLYQSYTWNYPGNPGFSLQFNGNTVKQTAFYGDGTDNFNGQAIFNVTPYFNKNSNTAIINASNVGTIGGLYGAVLVVIYEDASEPYRMIWMDEGCDTLYGGTDDYYIAYAMFNNVTTENLASAQVTNVLPSGGDNDLSTIIFNGQTFPIKGNGGGDPGYKWYDVTSSLQNGTNELGIRDDGGYLNLAFAILEVTKNTASEANFTANVTSGNAPLNVKFTDTSTGTPTNWTWDFGDESNSTEQNPTYIYKSEGNYTVKLTVSNSLGSDSEEKTGYITVGSAVLAPETNFGSNLTSGNAPLSVQFKDESTNSPTGWEWNFGDGKTSTEQNPSHTYETVGTYTVNLTATNYGGSNTTTKTDYITITSDTSAPVASFTSDANSGQAPFTVKFTDTSTGKVSSWNWDFGDGSTSTDQNPTHTYVAEGSYTVTLTATGPGGSNTATSGKPITVSASLTSPSYNGGIPLTTAQNGTVSGGLWCDSYPGFSTSAQKTFTLPDYTKIKWARLYVTVYDGHMENNYRGNVSIDIDANGDSKYEIQKTENFDTTYSFPGTGGIGPVWLSDHMNRVTSDYLMWYDLTDSIEGQKVNVQATTTKVDSSFDGRVKAMTLVVAYDDGDSDKVYYWVNQGHDTVNPLDDTYTGSTVFGTSTLEKDWSSANLTAIFLASVDGTYSFQGTKLASGAKSGSYYGENTWDISSLLTAGQDSKLDYNKQESNYYKVPLALMSVKYTSASPELPTADFKADVTNGTAPLTVNFTDQSTGNISSYSWDFDNDGTVDSTEQNPVHIYNAAGNYTVNLTVSNADGSDSEVKTEYIIVSEQLPGAPVANFTATPISGTAPLTVNFTDQSTGTVSSYAWDFNNDGNVDSTEQNPIYTYAAAGSYTVNLTVIGPGGSDSEVKIGYVKVTGSSPGKPVASFSASSASGKTPLTVAFTDTSTGSPTKWRWSFGDGTTSTKQNPKHKYSTAGKYTVTLTVSNAKGSNTVTETDYIKVISKPVSNFTSSVTSGKAPLSVKFTDTSTGTASGWIWEFGDGSRSFVENPVHKYSKAGTYTVNLTVKNAAGRNTVTKTEHIKVTAKPVSNFTSSVASGKTPLNVKFTDTSTGTPAAWKWSFGDGASSTQQNPVHKYSKAGTYTVSLTVKNAAGSNMVTKTDYIKVTEKPVAEFSATPTSGKMPLTVAFTDTSTGLPTKWKWNFGDGATSTQQSPKHKYSKIGSYTVTLTATNAAGSSTTTKTDYVKVTTNTK, from the coding sequence ATGAAAAAAATATTTCTTATTCTCTGTATCGCTGCACTGATGTGCATAACTTCGCTGGCAGCTCCAGTATCAGCAGCAACAGTCAGAGTTGCTGCTGATGGAACGGGTGATTATACCTCACTTTCGGCTGCTCTTAACGCAGCCTCACCAGGTGACACCATTTATCTCCAAAAAGGAGAATATAGCGAGTCAGCTTCGATTACAATTAGCAAAAACAATATCACTATCAAAGGTGAAAGAGCTGACAAAGTAACACTGAGCATGCCTGAACTAAATCTATACGTTACAGGATCTGGATGTCACATAGAAGGTCTGAAATTTCTAAGTGATATTATTGTCATACAAATTCAATCTTCAAACTGCATTGTTAGGAATAATATATTTGAGAAACCTAGATTTGGTATAGAACTACAATCATCGTACAATCTGATATCTGATAATATATTTATCAGCCCTTCAAATAATGGCGGTATCAGTATTGTAAAAGACGCTACTTTTAATGATATTCGTGACAATGTGATTATAGGAGCAACAGGCTACTCCGGTTCGTTAATTTCTGGTTCATCAAACCTCTTTGAAAACAATACCTTTTGTGGTAGTTTAGGATTCGGATTGGCAATCACAAAATCTGGAACAAACAATACAATTACAAAAAACTCATTTGTAGATAATATCAATGCAGGAATTATGTTGTCTAAGTCAGGCAGTAACAATAAAATATACCTTAACACATTTAGTGGTAATGGCTCTACAGTCACAAAATCTGGCACTACGTCCATTGTTTCTTGGGTTTCTCCAAGTTCCGTAGACTACATTTACAATGGCACAAAGCAATCAGGCATTTTAGGCAACTACTGGGGAAGCAGTTACTCTGGCACTGATGACGACAGTAACGGTATCGGTGACACATATTATACAGTTCCGGACACTCTTGGGAACGATACCGCTCCACTCATGGGGACCTGGCAGGATGGTAATGTTGTCAGTCAGGATTCCGTAAAACCGATTGCCGGATTCACAGCAAGCTCTTTTGACGGTCAGGCACCCTTTGCTGTCACTTTCACTGGCTGGTCTTCGGGATCTGGAAAGGTTACTTCCTATTTGTGGGATTTCGGTGACGGTACTACAAGTACTGATCAAAAACCATCCCATACGTACACGAAAGGAGGCAACTACACAGTCAAACTAACAGTTACCGGTCCTGGTGGATCAAACAGTATGGAAAGGACTGATTTCATCAGTGTGGCCGGAGCAGATGCCGATCTTCTGGTCAGTTCTCTTAGTTCTCTGTACCCTCATATCCAGAATACAGTTACTGCTACGATTAAGAACCAGGGCTCAATGGATGCAGGTTCATTCAAAGTGCAGTTCACGCTGGACGGCAACACTACTAATTTTGATGTAGCTGGGTTGGCTGCAGGAAATACTACCACTCTCAATGTCACCGATCCTGTGAGTCGAAAGTATGGCGACAGTATCCCGGTCACGATAACTCTTGACACTGAGAATACAGTGGCTGAGAGCGATGAAACGAATAATCAGTACACTATGCCAGCAAATGTAACAACGAACGGCAACTACTACACCGGTGGAAGATTTTATACCGGAAATGACCTGGAAACAGGTACCTACCAGGAAGGAAATATTGCAGTAAAATATTCGCAGGGTGATTCCGGTTACAAATCTGGTGGTGGTTGGTATACAACAACCGTACACTGGACAGGTACCGATCTACCCATCCCTGCGAATGCGACTGTAAAAGAAGCAAGACTCTACCAGTCATATACCTGGAATTATCCCGGCAATCCTGGCTTCAGCTTGCAATTCAATGGAAATACTGTCAAACAGACCGCTTTCTACGGAGATGGAACCGATAACTTCAACGGACAGGCCATTTTTAATGTAACTCCCTACTTCAACAAAAACAGCAATACGGCAATTATAAATGCATCCAATGTGGGAACTATAGGAGGCCTTTACGGAGCAGTCCTTGTAGTGATCTATGAAGATGCCAGTGAACCATATCGGATGATCTGGATGGATGAAGGCTGCGATACCCTTTATGGCGGAACAGATGATTACTATATCGCATATGCTATGTTCAATAACGTTACAACTGAGAACCTGGCTTCTGCTCAAGTGACAAATGTACTGCCTTCAGGTGGAGACAATGATCTAAGCACCATTATCTTTAACGGTCAGACCTTCCCAATCAAAGGAAATGGTGGTGGAGATCCAGGGTACAAATGGTACGATGTCACCAGCTCCTTGCAAAACGGCACCAACGAACTGGGAATCCGAGACGATGGAGGATACCTGAATCTTGCTTTCGCTATCCTTGAAGTCACCAAAAATACTGCTTCTGAAGCCAACTTCACGGCAAACGTTACGAGTGGAAACGCTCCATTAAACGTTAAATTCACCGACACCTCAACCGGTACCCCAACCAACTGGACCTGGGACTTCGGCGACGAAAGTAACTCAACTGAACAGAATCCAACCTACATTTACAAATCAGAAGGAAACTATACCGTAAAACTGACGGTATCTAATTCTCTTGGAAGCGATTCCGAGGAGAAAACCGGATACATAACCGTTGGTTCAGCAGTTCTTGCTCCTGAAACAAACTTCGGTTCAAATTTGACAAGCGGTAACGCACCTCTCTCAGTCCAGTTTAAGGACGAATCAACAAACAGTCCTACCGGTTGGGAATGGAATTTCGGCGACGGCAAAACCTCTACCGAACAGAACCCATCTCACACCTATGAAACCGTAGGCACATACACAGTAAATCTGACTGCCACGAACTATGGTGGAAGCAACACTACAACAAAAACCGACTACATAACCATAACTTCTGACACCTCAGCACCGGTTGCGAGTTTCACTTCTGATGCAAATTCAGGTCAGGCACCTTTTACAGTCAAGTTCACAGACACCTCAACAGGTAAAGTGAGCAGCTGGAACTGGGACTTTGGTGACGGCAGCACTTCTACCGATCAGAATCCAACCCACACTTACGTAGCCGAAGGAAGTTACACTGTTACTCTGACTGCTACAGGACCTGGAGGAAGTAACACAGCAACTTCTGGCAAGCCTATTACAGTTAGTGCTTCTCTCACCTCTCCAAGTTACAACGGAGGAATTCCATTGACTACCGCTCAAAACGGAACCGTTTCAGGCGGACTCTGGTGTGACTCATATCCAGGCTTTTCCACATCTGCTCAAAAAACGTTTACCTTGCCTGATTATACTAAGATTAAATGGGCAAGGCTGTATGTCACGGTTTACGACGGCCACATGGAAAATAACTATCGGGGTAACGTGAGTATTGACATAGATGCAAATGGTGACAGCAAATATGAGATCCAGAAGACTGAGAACTTTGACACCACTTATTCATTCCCAGGTACTGGTGGAATCGGTCCTGTGTGGTTAAGCGATCACATGAACCGTGTGACAAGTGACTATCTGATGTGGTACGACCTCACAGACTCGATTGAAGGTCAGAAGGTTAATGTTCAGGCTACAACCACAAAAGTTGATTCATCATTTGACGGTCGTGTCAAAGCTATGACTCTGGTTGTTGCTTATGACGATGGTGATTCTGACAAGGTCTATTACTGGGTTAACCAGGGTCATGATACTGTAAATCCGCTTGACGATACTTATACCGGTTCGACTGTTTTTGGTACTTCTACGCTTGAAAAAGACTGGAGTTCGGCAAACTTGACTGCTATTTTCCTTGCCAGTGTAGATGGAACCTATTCTTTCCAGGGAACAAAACTGGCTTCAGGTGCTAAATCAGGTTCTTACTACGGTGAAAATACCTGGGATATAAGCAGTCTCCTTACTGCCGGACAGGACAGCAAACTTGATTATAACAAGCAGGAGAGCAACTATTACAAGGTTCCACTTGCTCTCATGAGTGTTAAATATACATCAGCTTCGCCAGAATTACCAACTGCAGATTTCAAAGCGGATGTAACTAACGGTACTGCGCCTCTTACTGTTAACTTTACGGATCAATCAACTGGCAATATCTCATCTTATTCATGGGACTTTGATAATGATGGAACTGTAGACAGCACTGAGCAGAACCCTGTTCACATTTACAATGCAGCTGGTAACTATACTGTCAACCTTACAGTTTCTAACGCAGACGGAAGTGATTCTGAAGTAAAAACTGAGTACATTATTGTAAGTGAACAGCTGCCTGGAGCACCTGTGGCAAACTTCACGGCAACTCCGATTTCTGGTACTGCTCCTCTCACTGTCAACTTTACGGATCAGTCAACCGGTACTGTTTCTTCCTATGCATGGGACTTCAACAACGACGGTAATGTAGACAGCACTGAGCAGAACCCTATCTACACTTATGCTGCAGCCGGTTCTTACACTGTCAACCTCACGGTAATTGGACCTGGTGGAAGCGATTCTGAGGTAAAAATAGGTTACGTTAAAGTCACTGGTTCATCTCCAGGAAAGCCAGTAGCTTCTTTTTCAGCCTCTTCTGCTTCAGGAAAAACACCATTAACGGTTGCTTTTACTGACACAAGTACAGGCTCGCCAACTAAATGGAGATGGAGTTTTGGAGATGGGACAACTTCAACCAAGCAGAATCCAAAGCATAAGTATTCAACCGCAGGAAAGTATACGGTAACACTGACAGTTTCCAATGCTAAAGGCAGTAACACGGTAACAGAAACCGACTATATAAAAGTGATATCAAAACCTGTTTCAAACTTTACCAGCAGTGTTACGTCTGGAAAAGCGCCATTGAGCGTTAAATTTACTGACACAAGCACAGGTACAGCTTCTGGCTGGATCTGGGAGTTTGGAGACGGATCAAGGTCATTTGTTGAGAATCCGGTTCATAAGTATTCTAAAGCAGGAACATATACTGTTAATTTGACAGTAAAGAATGCTGCAGGACGTAACACGGTAACAAAAACAGAACATATAAAAGTGACAGCAAAACCTGTTTCAAACTTCACCAGCAGTGTTGCATCAGGAAAAACACCATTAAACGTTAAGTTTACTGATACAAGTACAGGAACACCTGCTGCTTGGAAATGGAGTTTTGGAGATGGAGCAAGTTCAACCCAGCAGAATCCAGTTCACAAGTATTCCAAAGCAGGAACATATACTGTTAGTTTAACAGTAAAGAATGCTGCAGGCAGCAACATGGTAACAAAAACAGATTATATAAAGGTGACAGAAAAGCCGGTTGCTGAATTCTCTGCAACTCCTACCTCAGGAAAAATGCCGTTGACGGTTGCTTTTACTGACACTAGCACAGGTTTACCAACTAAATGGAAATGGAACTTTGGAGACGGGGCAACTTCAACCCAGCAGAGTCCAAAGCATAAGTATTCAAAAATAGGGAGTTATACAGTAACATTGACAGCAACAAATGCTGCAGGCAGCAGTACGACAACAAAAACAGATTATGTAAAAGTGACAACAAATACAAAATAA